The following coding sequences lie in one Synechococcus sp. CC9902 genomic window:
- the gshA gene encoding glutamate--cysteine ligase, whose protein sequence is MTSPLLLKGFEVELFTGLPSGQNVGVASDVAAALDDFVTEPDCRNVEYITAPIADYHQLSEALLQPRRRLRTWLASRDLTLLPGSTLSLGDSSSFERSDPTNPYHSFIESTYGTRVVTASIHINLGITDPEWLFAAVRLVRCEAALLLALSASSPFLDGRFTGHHSQRWQQFPLTPAQVPLFRDHRHYIEWVEAQLACKSMRNERHLWTSVRPNGPARPHDLNRVELRICDLVTNPDELLAMTAFLELRLLSLRDHRERLDPLLASSLSADELATLSDANDAAVAHASLDAELHHWKDGQNIRCRDWIQSLIDDVTPLAAQLNLESVLTPLHAVLKDGNQAMRWAAAHSKGVDIPQLLQNAIEEMKEQELEHPTALLSLG, encoded by the coding sequence ATGACTTCACCTCTGTTGCTCAAAGGCTTCGAAGTCGAGTTGTTCACCGGATTACCTTCCGGCCAAAACGTTGGCGTCGCCAGTGATGTGGCGGCAGCTCTCGATGATTTCGTCACCGAACCCGACTGTCGCAATGTGGAGTACATCACAGCTCCAATTGCTGATTACCACCAACTCAGCGAAGCTCTCCTCCAACCGCGTCGCCGGCTGAGAACCTGGCTCGCCTCCCGCGATCTCACCTTGCTGCCAGGCAGCACGCTCAGCCTGGGAGATAGCAGCAGCTTTGAGCGTTCCGATCCCACGAATCCATATCACAGCTTTATCGAATCGACCTATGGGACGCGGGTTGTCACCGCCAGCATTCACATCAATCTCGGCATTACTGACCCAGAGTGGTTATTCGCAGCGGTGCGGCTTGTGCGCTGTGAAGCCGCGCTTCTCCTAGCGCTGAGCGCAAGCTCACCTTTTTTAGATGGACGGTTTACGGGACATCATTCCCAGCGTTGGCAACAATTTCCACTCACCCCCGCTCAGGTGCCCCTGTTTCGGGATCATCGCCATTACATCGAGTGGGTCGAAGCGCAATTGGCCTGCAAGAGCATGCGCAATGAGCGACACCTATGGACGTCCGTTCGGCCGAATGGTCCTGCTCGTCCCCATGACTTAAATCGCGTCGAGCTGCGAATTTGCGATCTCGTCACGAACCCCGATGAACTCCTCGCCATGACGGCGTTTCTCGAACTCAGATTGTTGTCGTTACGCGATCACCGTGAACGCCTCGATCCTCTGCTTGCTAGTTCCCTCTCAGCGGACGAGTTGGCAACACTCAGTGATGCCAATGATGCAGCTGTCGCTCACGCCAGCCTCGATGCTGAACTCCACCACTGGAAAGACGGTCAGAACATTCGCTGCAGGGATTGGATTCAATCGCTGATCGATGACGTCACACCATTGGCGGCACAACTCAACCTTGAATCAGTCCTCACACCACTTCATGCGGTCCTCAAGGACGGGAACCAAGCAATGCGCTGGGCCGCAGCACATTCAAAGGGTGTCGACATCCCGCAGTTACTTCAAAACGCCATCGAAGAGATGAAGGAGCAAGAGCTCGAACACCCCACGGCGCTCCTCTCTTTGGGATGA
- a CDS encoding photosystem I reaction center subunit II PsaD gives MTASALNGQLPQHIASTGGLLNSAETEEKYAITWSSNSAQAFELPTGGAAMMNSGDNLMYFARKEQCLALGTQLRTKFKPRIEDFKIYRIYPGGDTEFLHPKDGVFSEKVNEGRPMVGHNPRRIGQNVDPSTIKFSGRNTYDA, from the coding sequence ATGACAGCATCGGCGTTGAATGGTCAGCTGCCACAGCACATCGCCAGTACTGGTGGCTTGCTGAACTCCGCGGAAACAGAGGAGAAGTACGCGATCACCTGGAGCAGCAATTCAGCTCAGGCCTTTGAACTACCTACGGGTGGTGCCGCCATGATGAATTCGGGCGACAATCTGATGTACTTCGCCCGCAAAGAGCAGTGCCTGGCACTGGGTACTCAGTTGCGCACCAAGTTCAAGCCACGGATCGAAGATTTCAAGATTTACCGCATCTATCCCGGTGGCGATACCGAATTTCTACACCCCAAAGATGGTGTGTTCTCTGAAAAAGTGAATGAAGGTCGTCCCATGGTGGGACACAACCCACGTCGGATTGGACAGAACGTCGACCCATCCACAATCAAATTCAGCGGTCGCAACACCTACGACGCTTAA
- a CDS encoding cofactor assembly of complex C subunit B has translation MPPGFQSVLLLTILLAIGLVFFLRAASKDRTTVVDITSPQSPLAVLEGLSNWLEQRGWSRDGGDAERQVLRFQGQVASSQPLAVLLSVLGTIGSACFGLVLQQLAPQLAWWSLLPLVGLGPLAGVIYSSRAARTETLELRLLDAPAQGGSALRLRAHRDELIAIELELAETLQLASDGSLLTSPI, from the coding sequence ATGCCGCCGGGGTTCCAGTCCGTCCTGCTGCTCACGATCCTCCTGGCCATTGGCCTGGTTTTTTTCTTGCGCGCTGCCAGCAAGGACAGAACAACTGTGGTGGACATCACCTCACCGCAATCTCCACTGGCAGTCCTAGAAGGACTCAGCAACTGGCTGGAACAACGCGGCTGGAGCCGCGATGGCGGCGATGCAGAACGACAAGTTCTTCGATTTCAAGGGCAGGTGGCCTCAAGCCAACCCCTCGCTGTTTTGCTCTCTGTTCTTGGCACCATCGGCTCAGCCTGCTTTGGATTAGTGCTGCAGCAACTCGCACCACAACTGGCCTGGTGGTCACTTCTACCGCTCGTGGGGCTGGGCCCCCTGGCTGGTGTGATCTACAGCAGCCGCGCCGCTCGCACCGAAACGTTGGAACTGCGCCTCCTCGACGCACCAGCCCAAGGGGGAAGCGCCTTGAGGCTGCGAGCCCATAGGGATGAATTAATTGCAATCGAACTCGAACTGGCCGAGACGCTCCAACTTGCCAGCGATGGATCCCTGCTGACATCACCCATCTGA
- a CDS encoding Mrp/NBP35 family ATP-binding protein encodes MTSAEQATRALEQIKDAGSGKTTLELGWIDQVRISPPRAVFRLNLPGFAQSQRERIAAEARELLMGLEGINDVQIEVGQAPTPSQGSIGQAGHGQPAERQSIPGVRQVIAVSSGKGGVGKSTVAVNLACALAQQGLKVGLLDADIYGPNAPTMLGIANQTPEVTGSGDTQRIKPIESCGIAMVSMGLLIDEHQPVIWRGPMLNGIIRQFLYQAEWGERDVLVVDLPPGTGDAQLSLAQAVPMAGVIIVTTPQLVSLQDARRGLAMFRQLGIPVLGVVENMSAFIPPDMPDRRYALFGSGGGRQLADDYEVPLLAQVPMEMPVQEGGDSGSPIVISRSSSASAKEFTALAELVQQQVATPA; translated from the coding sequence ATGACATCGGCCGAGCAGGCGACCAGGGCGCTCGAACAGATCAAAGACGCTGGAAGTGGCAAAACAACACTGGAACTTGGCTGGATTGATCAGGTCCGCATTAGCCCGCCACGGGCAGTCTTTCGACTCAATCTTCCTGGTTTTGCCCAAAGCCAGCGTGAACGCATTGCCGCTGAAGCTCGCGAGCTTTTGATGGGTCTTGAGGGAATCAACGACGTCCAAATTGAAGTAGGTCAAGCGCCCACTCCCAGCCAGGGCAGCATCGGCCAGGCGGGCCATGGTCAACCGGCTGAACGCCAATCGATTCCAGGCGTTCGTCAAGTCATCGCGGTGAGCAGCGGTAAAGGGGGCGTCGGCAAAAGCACGGTGGCCGTCAATCTCGCCTGCGCTTTGGCCCAACAGGGATTGAAGGTTGGCCTTTTAGATGCAGACATCTACGGCCCCAACGCTCCCACCATGCTGGGGATCGCCAACCAAACACCAGAAGTCACCGGCAGCGGAGACACCCAAAGAATCAAGCCGATTGAGAGTTGCGGCATCGCCATGGTGTCCATGGGACTCCTCATCGATGAACATCAGCCCGTGATCTGGCGGGGGCCGATGCTGAATGGCATCATCCGCCAGTTTTTGTATCAGGCGGAATGGGGTGAAAGGGATGTTCTCGTCGTGGATCTTCCGCCAGGTACCGGTGACGCACAGCTCTCCCTGGCGCAAGCGGTCCCCATGGCAGGCGTGATCATCGTGACGACGCCTCAACTGGTGTCGTTACAAGATGCGCGCCGTGGCTTAGCGATGTTCCGCCAACTGGGAATCCCGGTTCTGGGTGTTGTTGAAAACATGAGCGCATTCATTCCCCCCGACATGCCCGATCGGCGATACGCCCTATTCGGCAGTGGCGGAGGGCGCCAACTGGCCGACGACTATGAGGTGCCGTTGTTAGCCCAAGTTCCGATGGAGATGCCCGTTCAGGAAGGCGGTGACAGTGGCAGTCCAATCGTGATCAGCCGCAGCAGCTCTGCGAGTGCAAAGGAATTCACAGCCCTTGCCGAACTGGTTCAGCAACAGGTCGCCACGCCGGCCTGA
- a CDS encoding anthranilate synthase component I, which produces MFSPDRDAFRKAAANGANLIPLAQSWPADLETPLTTWIKVGANHPPGVLLESVEGGETLGRWSVIACDPLWTASARGSQLVRRWRDGREDSLEGNPLQSLRTWLNPYECVNLPGLPPLGQIYGMWGYELIQWIEPTVPVHPRLSSDPPDGIWMMMDAILIFDQVKRQITAVAFGDLTSGATEDEAWHSALARIEGLRERMNAPLPAVDPLQWDPNARDLPDVSSNRSQAEFETAVRTAKSHIAAGDVFQLVISQRLEAQVPQSPLELYRSLRMVNPSPYMAFFDFGDWQLIGSSPEVMVQAEPAANGIQASLRPIAGTRPRGQTPLEDRELEVDLLADPKERAEHVMLVDLGRNDLGRVCLPGSVSVKDLMVIERYSHVMHIVSEVEGCLAPHHDVWDLLMASFPAGTVSGAPKIRAMQLIHALEPDARGPYSGVYGSVDLAGALNTAITIRTMVVQPNGSGGCRVKVQAGAGVVADSQPTAEYEETLNKARAMLTALACLNPAES; this is translated from the coding sequence ATGTTCAGTCCTGATCGCGACGCCTTTCGCAAGGCTGCAGCCAACGGCGCCAATCTGATTCCCTTGGCCCAAAGTTGGCCAGCAGATCTGGAAACGCCTCTCACCACCTGGATCAAGGTTGGAGCGAACCATCCACCTGGTGTGTTGCTGGAATCCGTTGAAGGGGGTGAAACCCTGGGGCGATGGAGTGTGATCGCCTGTGATCCCCTATGGACAGCTTCGGCAAGGGGTAGCCAACTCGTCCGACGGTGGAGAGATGGACGTGAAGACAGTCTGGAAGGGAACCCACTCCAATCCCTACGCACTTGGCTTAATCCTTACGAGTGCGTCAATTTGCCTGGGCTGCCGCCCCTTGGGCAGATCTACGGAATGTGGGGCTATGAACTCATCCAATGGATTGAACCCACCGTCCCCGTTCACCCCAGGCTGAGCAGCGATCCTCCCGATGGGATCTGGATGATGATGGACGCAATCCTGATCTTCGATCAGGTAAAGCGGCAAATCACAGCCGTGGCCTTTGGTGACCTCACAAGCGGGGCCACAGAAGATGAGGCCTGGCATAGCGCCTTAGCCCGGATCGAAGGATTGCGGGAGCGCATGAACGCTCCACTCCCTGCGGTGGATCCCTTGCAATGGGATCCCAATGCTCGCGATCTGCCTGATGTCTCGAGCAATCGCAGCCAAGCTGAATTTGAAACGGCCGTTCGCACCGCCAAAAGCCATATTGCTGCTGGAGATGTTTTCCAGCTGGTGATCAGCCAGCGACTCGAGGCCCAGGTCCCCCAGAGCCCACTGGAGCTCTATCGCAGCCTGCGGATGGTGAACCCCTCGCCTTACATGGCCTTCTTCGATTTCGGTGATTGGCAGCTCATCGGATCCAGCCCTGAGGTGATGGTGCAAGCGGAACCAGCCGCCAACGGCATTCAGGCCAGCTTGCGTCCCATCGCTGGGACGCGACCCCGCGGACAAACCCCACTGGAAGACCGAGAACTCGAAGTGGACCTGCTCGCCGACCCAAAAGAACGTGCCGAGCATGTGATGCTCGTTGATCTCGGGCGCAATGATCTCGGGCGCGTTTGCTTGCCCGGAAGTGTTTCCGTCAAAGACCTAATGGTGATAGAGCGTTACTCCCACGTGATGCACATCGTGAGTGAAGTGGAAGGATGCCTTGCTCCACACCATGACGTTTGGGATCTGCTCATGGCCTCATTCCCAGCAGGAACAGTGAGCGGTGCTCCAAAAATTCGAGCGATGCAACTCATCCATGCTCTGGAACCGGATGCAAGAGGTCCCTACTCAGGGGTGTATGGCTCTGTTGATTTGGCCGGCGCGTTGAATACGGCCATCACGATCCGCACGATGGTGGTGCAACCCAACGGCAGCGGAGGATGTCGTGTGAAGGTCCAAGCTGGGGCTGGCGTCGTGGCCGATTCCCAGCCAACGGCCGAATACGAAGAAACCCTCAACAAAGCCCGCGCGATGCTCACCGCCTTGGCTTGTTTAAACCCGGCGGAATCATGA
- a CDS encoding sensor histidine kinase, producing MSSPTFTDLRERLAEAVQPGQCDEIGVRRLWWAALDTLQQELIRLNVSEGIWLAAPLPALHEPELLQHLQGWVWAPEHLDQLRRGVAALPPRLGLPIKGSMDAKSEGLFNYQRLALRHDDGQDPVLLVITPSLQVALALHGEPQQRQLLMRCDPTSLGDVLSLLGRRLKDQSPNDAEQLHAALEALGPLHSDEQFKERFWPGLAERLTVSAPALMLQPVVSAETKPENASDDLNLLEALTHEVRTPLATIRTLVRSLVRRKDLPDLVMKRLQQIDVECSEQIDRFGLIFHAAELQRQPTEANLARTDLESILRSLAPGWSEQLKRRDIRLSLDLDRGLPTVMSDSHRLEAMLGGLIDRSSRGLPGGSELHLGLQAAGARVKLQLHVVLPGSATGPANASPAREELGTVLSWDPTTGSLQLSQDATRQMMASLGGRYQPRRDRDLTVFFPVQNDAD from the coding sequence TTGAGCTCACCCACCTTCACCGACCTGCGGGAGCGACTTGCCGAAGCCGTACAACCAGGCCAATGCGACGAAATCGGTGTTCGTCGTTTGTGGTGGGCGGCCCTAGACACCCTCCAACAAGAACTGATTCGCCTCAACGTGAGCGAAGGGATCTGGCTCGCAGCTCCCCTTCCAGCACTGCATGAACCCGAGCTCCTTCAGCATCTTCAAGGATGGGTTTGGGCGCCTGAACATCTTGATCAACTCAGACGCGGGGTGGCCGCACTGCCGCCTCGCCTAGGACTCCCCATCAAAGGGAGCATGGACGCGAAAAGCGAGGGGCTTTTCAACTACCAACGCCTTGCCTTGCGGCATGACGATGGACAAGACCCTGTGTTGTTAGTGATCACACCCAGCTTGCAGGTGGCGCTGGCTCTCCATGGAGAACCTCAGCAACGTCAATTGCTGATGCGCTGCGACCCCACCAGCTTGGGCGACGTGTTGTCTCTGCTCGGACGACGCTTAAAAGATCAATCTCCAAACGATGCGGAGCAGCTTCATGCCGCCCTGGAAGCTCTTGGGCCTCTCCACAGCGATGAACAATTTAAAGAGCGATTTTGGCCCGGCCTTGCTGAACGGCTCACGGTGTCTGCGCCTGCGCTAATGCTGCAACCGGTTGTCTCCGCAGAGACAAAACCAGAGAACGCCTCAGACGACCTCAACTTGCTGGAAGCACTGACCCATGAGGTGCGAACGCCACTGGCCACGATCCGCACACTGGTCCGCTCCTTGGTCCGTCGAAAGGATCTCCCCGACCTGGTGATGAAACGCCTCCAACAAATTGATGTGGAATGCAGCGAACAAATCGATCGATTTGGATTGATTTTTCATGCCGCGGAACTCCAACGTCAGCCGACCGAAGCCAACTTGGCCCGGACCGATCTGGAGTCGATTCTTCGCAGCTTGGCTCCTGGTTGGAGCGAGCAACTCAAGCGACGCGACATCCGCCTGAGCTTGGATCTCGATCGCGGCTTACCCACTGTGATGAGTGACTCGCACCGCTTGGAAGCGATGTTGGGCGGCTTGATTGATCGGAGCAGCCGCGGCCTCCCGGGAGGAAGTGAATTACACCTCGGACTTCAAGCCGCTGGAGCACGCGTCAAGCTTCAACTCCACGTTGTTCTTCCGGGCAGTGCCACGGGCCCAGCCAATGCCTCTCCGGCCAGGGAAGAACTGGGCACCGTGTTGAGTTGGGATCCAACTACGGGAAGCCTTCAACTCAGCCAAGACGCCACCCGGCAAATGATGGCGAGTCTGGGAGGTCGGTATCAACCCCGTCGAGACCGAGATCTCACCGTGTTTTTTCCTGTACAGAACGACGCAGATTGA
- the hemF gene encoding oxygen-dependent coproporphyrinogen oxidase, which yields MVRALIRRVLGRQENDQSTPQLELPPTDSRDRARSMVMGLQDEICAGLEALDGEGRFQEESWVRPEGGGGRSRVMREGRVFEQGGVNFSEVQGNELPPSILKQRPEAKGHPWFATGTSMVLHPRNPYIPTVHLNYRYFEAGPVWWFGGGADLTPYYPFLDDARHFHRTHQQACNSVHPNLHKVFKPWCDEYFYLKHRNETRGVGGIFYDYQDSRGTLYKGQDPTGAAAKVSSELGATPLSWEQLFSLGQANGRAFLPSYAPIVEKRHATSYGDRERDFQLYRRGRYVEFNLVWDRGTIFGLQTNGRTESILMSLPPLVRWEYGYTAEAGSREALLTDLFTTPQDWLGDPSLEERCRPHQAIN from the coding sequence ATGGTCCGCGCCCTGATTCGCCGCGTTCTCGGACGCCAGGAGAACGATCAATCCACACCCCAGCTGGAGCTGCCTCCCACCGATTCGCGGGATCGGGCCCGTTCGATGGTGATGGGATTGCAAGACGAAATCTGCGCGGGTCTTGAGGCCCTGGATGGGGAGGGGCGATTCCAAGAAGAAAGTTGGGTTCGTCCTGAGGGTGGTGGTGGCCGCTCCCGCGTGATGCGCGAAGGGCGGGTGTTTGAGCAGGGGGGCGTGAATTTCTCTGAGGTTCAGGGAAACGAACTACCGCCTTCAATCCTGAAACAACGGCCAGAAGCCAAGGGACATCCTTGGTTTGCCACCGGTACGTCCATGGTGCTGCATCCCCGTAATCCCTATATCCCGACGGTGCATCTCAATTACCGCTACTTCGAGGCTGGTCCCGTCTGGTGGTTTGGAGGTGGAGCGGATCTCACGCCCTACTACCCCTTTCTCGACGATGCACGTCACTTCCATCGCACCCATCAACAGGCCTGCAATTCTGTGCATCCCAACCTGCACAAGGTGTTTAAGCCATGGTGTGACGAATACTTTTACTTGAAACACCGCAATGAAACCCGTGGTGTTGGTGGAATTTTTTATGACTACCAGGATTCGAGAGGAACGCTCTACAAGGGGCAGGATCCAACAGGGGCAGCAGCCAAGGTTTCATCGGAACTTGGTGCAACCCCGCTGAGTTGGGAACAACTGTTCAGCCTTGGTCAAGCCAATGGCAGAGCATTTTTGCCGTCCTATGCACCGATTGTCGAAAAGCGCCATGCGACGTCCTATGGCGATCGCGAGCGGGATTTTCAGCTCTACCGCCGCGGTCGCTATGTGGAGTTCAACCTGGTGTGGGATCGCGGCACGATTTTTGGACTCCAAACCAACGGTCGGACGGAATCGATTCTGATGTCGTTGCCACCTCTGGTGCGTTGGGAGTACGGGTACACCGCTGAGGCTGGCTCTCGCGAAGCCCTCCTAACCGACTTGTTCACCACTCCCCAAGATTGGTTGGGAGATCCATCGCTTGAGGAGCGTTGCCGGCCTCATCAGGCGATCAACTAA
- the rodA gene encoding rod shape-determining protein RodA, which translates to MFARNHRQKHQWEWILWGLPIGMVAIAGLLIASTQRQADYADWYHHWITAGVGVVVALILERLPLQRLKPFLLPIFGLTVASLVAVRLIGTTALGAQRWISIGGIHIQPSEFAKIAAILLLAAVLSKHPVERPVDVLRPLGVISIPWLLVFIQPDLGTSLVFGALMLTMLYWSGMPIEWVILLLSPLVTALFAGIFPWAMVIWIPLMALLAYRSLPWKRIASTITIAIHGAMAIVTPWLWMHGLKDYQRDRLVLFLDPSQDPLGGGYHLLQSTVGIGSGGLFGAGLLQGQLTKLRFIPEQHTDFIFSALGEETGFIGCLLVVLGFALLMARLLQVARHARSDFESLVVIGIGTMLMFQVVVNIFMTIGLGPVTGIPLPFLSYGRSAMVVNFISLGLCLSVVRQSRRSFAGLR; encoded by the coding sequence ATGTTCGCCAGGAACCACCGCCAAAAACATCAATGGGAATGGATTCTCTGGGGGTTACCGATCGGCATGGTCGCCATTGCTGGTCTTCTAATTGCGAGCACTCAGCGCCAAGCGGACTACGCGGATTGGTACCACCACTGGATCACGGCGGGCGTCGGCGTTGTCGTGGCATTGATCCTGGAGCGCTTACCGCTCCAGCGCCTTAAACCATTTCTGCTTCCAATCTTCGGGCTCACCGTCGCCAGCCTGGTTGCGGTTCGCCTGATTGGCACCACCGCCCTTGGCGCCCAACGCTGGATCAGCATTGGAGGCATTCATATTCAACCCTCGGAATTCGCCAAAATCGCGGCGATTCTTCTGCTTGCCGCTGTGCTCTCAAAGCATCCAGTGGAGCGACCTGTTGATGTCTTACGCCCGCTCGGGGTGATCTCAATTCCGTGGCTGCTGGTTTTCATCCAGCCCGATCTCGGCACCTCCCTCGTTTTCGGGGCCCTGATGCTGACGATGCTCTATTGGTCTGGGATGCCCATTGAGTGGGTCATTTTGCTCTTATCCCCGCTCGTAACAGCTCTATTCGCCGGCATTTTTCCGTGGGCGATGGTGATCTGGATTCCATTGATGGCACTTCTGGCCTATCGGTCGTTGCCCTGGAAACGCATCGCTTCAACCATCACGATCGCGATCCACGGAGCGATGGCCATCGTGACTCCGTGGCTATGGATGCATGGTTTGAAGGACTATCAACGCGACAGGCTCGTGCTGTTTCTTGATCCCAGTCAAGATCCCCTCGGTGGTGGATACCACCTCCTCCAAAGCACCGTCGGCATTGGATCTGGAGGCCTCTTCGGGGCGGGACTTTTGCAGGGTCAACTCACAAAATTGAGATTCATACCTGAACAACACACCGATTTCATTTTTAGTGCTCTCGGAGAAGAAACCGGCTTTATCGGATGCCTTCTCGTTGTTCTGGGCTTTGCTTTATTGATGGCACGCCTGCTTCAAGTCGCCAGACATGCACGCAGTGATTTCGAATCTCTCGTGGTGATTGGCATCGGCACGATGCTGATGTTCCAAGTGGTGGTGAACATCTTTATGACCATCGGCCTTGGCCCTGTGACCGGGATTCCCTTGCCATTTTTGAGCTATGGGCGATCAGCGATGGTCGTGAATTTCATATCCTTGGGCCTGTGCCTTTCGGTGGTCCGCCAAAGCCGTCGCTCCTTCGCTGGCCTCCGTTGA